The Micavibrio sp. TMED2 genome has a window encoding:
- a CDS encoding A/G-specific adenine glycosylase, translating to MKQSKDDRLNDVVVPSRDALLHWYDRHRRHLPWRCAPGVTPDPYAVWLSEVMLQQTTVATVTPRFQRFLDRWPTVADLARAPLDDVLAEWAGLGYYARARNLHACARAVLADHGGKFPDQQVGLATLPGIGAYTSASIAAIAFDRPASVVDGNVERIVARLNAVEEPMPAVKPYLRQLAEPLFLGTDRQRPGDFAQAMMDLGATVCVPARPRCGVCPWREDCRGLAQGIAPELPRKAPKQAKPKRYGLHYWYVNDRGEVLMRRRPEQGLLGGMLELPGLDWQPLEKKPDFKALVRQAGPLPGQWRLLPGTVSHIFTHFHLTVRIAIPSFASSPLTAMPDTDDDWRWIDLDRLGDMALPTVSAKMVRHAMAECATMQLDTKKTVDLFG from the coding sequence ATGAAACAGTCAAAAGACGACCGTTTGAATGATGTTGTTGTGCCATCGCGTGATGCGTTGCTCCACTGGTATGACCGTCATCGCCGTCACTTGCCATGGCGCTGTGCGCCCGGTGTGACACCCGATCCCTATGCGGTCTGGTTGTCTGAAGTGATGCTGCAGCAGACCACGGTGGCTACCGTGACGCCCCGTTTTCAACGGTTTCTGGACCGCTGGCCAACTGTCGCCGATCTCGCGCGGGCACCGCTTGATGATGTGCTCGCCGAATGGGCCGGGCTTGGCTACTACGCCCGGGCCAGAAATCTCCATGCCTGTGCCCGTGCCGTGCTGGCCGATCATGGCGGCAAATTCCCGGATCAGCAGGTGGGGCTTGCGACCCTGCCGGGGATCGGGGCCTATACCTCGGCCTCGATTGCCGCCATCGCCTTTGATCGCCCGGCCAGTGTTGTCGATGGCAATGTGGAGCGGATCGTAGCACGGCTGAATGCGGTCGAAGAGCCGATGCCGGCGGTAAAGCCATATCTGCGCCAGCTTGCCGAGCCGCTGTTTCTCGGTACCGACCGGCAGCGGCCGGGGGATTTTGCCCAGGCAATGATGGACCTTGGCGCGACGGTCTGTGTTCCGGCCCGCCCGCGCTGTGGTGTCTGTCCATGGCGTGAGGATTGTCGCGGACTGGCGCAGGGCATTGCGCCCGAACTGCCGCGCAAGGCACCGAAACAGGCCAAGCCGAAACGCTATGGCCTGCACTACTGGTATGTGAATGACCGGGGCGAGGTGCTGATGCGGCGTCGGCCCGAGCAGGGGTTGCTGGGCGGGATGCTGGAACTGCCCGGTCTCGACTGGCAACCGCTGGAGAAAAAGCCCGATTTCAAGGCGCTGGTGCGGCAGGCCGGACCATTGCCGGGGCAATGGCGGCTGTTGCCGGGAACGGTCAGCCACATCTTCACGCATTTTCATCTGACCGTGCGGATCGCGATCCCGAGCTTTGCCAGTTCGCCGCTGACGGCCATGCCGGATACGGATGATGACTGGCGCTGGATCGATCTGGACCGGCTCGGCGATATGGCCCTGCCGACGGTCAGTGCCAAAATGGTCCGTCACGCCATGGCCGAATGCGCGACTATGCAGCTTGATACCAAAAAGACTGTTGATTTGTTCGGGTAA
- a CDS encoding F0F1 ATP synthase subunit A, with amino-acid sequence MALDPLHQFQIQPIIPIEVAGIDLSFSNASLFMVLGAVLTVAFMSIGLSRRALIPGRWQSASESIYEFIANMLREQTGAKGREFFPFVFTLFMVVLMGNLLGMIPYSFTYTSHIIVTFTLAIVVFLLVTILGFVKHGLHFLSFFAPSGIPLPLLFLVVPIELVAYLSRPISLSVRLFANMMAGHMILKVFAGFAVMMGIAGVLPLILITLLTGFEFLIAFIQAYVFAVLTCVYLKDALELH; translated from the coding sequence GTGGCCCTAGATCCACTTCACCAGTTTCAGATCCAACCGATTATACCGATAGAGGTAGCCGGGATTGATCTGTCCTTTTCCAACGCTTCCCTTTTCATGGTCCTTGGCGCGGTGCTGACCGTTGCCTTCATGTCCATTGGCCTCAGCCGCCGCGCCCTGATCCCGGGCCGCTGGCAGTCTGCATCGGAAAGCATCTACGAATTCATCGCCAATATGCTGCGTGAGCAGACGGGTGCGAAAGGACGCGAGTTCTTCCCGTTTGTCTTTACCCTGTTCATGGTTGTCCTGATGGGCAACCTGCTCGGGATGATCCCTTACAGCTTTACCTATACCAGCCACATCATTGTCACCTTCACGCTGGCAATCGTTGTCTTTCTGCTGGTTACCATCCTCGGATTTGTGAAACACGGGCTGCATTTCCTCAGCTTCTTTGCCCCATCCGGCATTCCGCTGCCCCTGCTGTTCTTGGTTGTGCCGATTGAGCTCGTCGCCTATCTGTCACGTCCGATCAGCCTGTCGGTTCGTCTGTTTGCCAACATGATGGCCGGGCACATGATCCTGAAGGTTTTTGCCGGCTTTGCCGTGATGATGGGTATTGCGGGTGTTCTGCCGCTGATCCTCATCACCCTGCTGACCGGTTTTGAATTCCTGATTGCCTTTATCCAGGCATATGTGTTTGCCGTTCTGACCTGTGTCTATCTGAAGGATGCACTGGAACTGCACTAA
- a CDS encoding glutamate-5-semialdehyde dehydrogenase, with translation MNSAPATMQTTSDIDATQLIERMGRDARAAARILATIPTEQKNAALRAAATAIDAAVEQLLAANEQDVAFARNKGVPEAMLDRLVLTPERIKAVADAVRDIAELPDPVGKVMTSWEQPNGLKFKRVRVPLGVIGIVFESRPNVTADAGALCLKSGNAVILRCGSESLNSATVLADCLRQACAENGLPEAAIQLVPTRDREAVGAMLSRPDLIDVLIPRGGKSLIQRVMGGQVPVLAHLDGLCHVYVDGEADLDMAEQVVVNAKMRRTSVCGSAETLLVDSRIADTALARLIPALQTAGCAIRGDAAAQAINDLVTPATEEDWHTEYLAPVISVKVVDGVDAAIEHINHYGSHHTDSIITRNATTAERFLNRIDSAIVLHNASTQYADGGEFGFGAEIGIATGRLHARGPVGVEQLTTFKYQVQGNGQTRP, from the coding sequence ATGAATTCCGCACCCGCGACCATGCAGACCACATCGGATATCGATGCCACACAGCTGATCGAGCGGATGGGCCGTGATGCCCGTGCCGCCGCCCGCATTCTGGCAACCATCCCGACCGAGCAGAAGAATGCCGCCCTGCGTGCCGCTGCCACCGCCATTGATGCCGCTGTGGAGCAACTGCTCGCCGCCAATGAGCAGGATGTGGCCTTTGCCCGCAACAAGGGTGTGCCCGAAGCAATGCTCGACCGGCTGGTCCTCACGCCGGAGCGGATCAAGGCCGTCGCCGATGCCGTTCGGGATATTGCCGAGCTGCCCGACCCGGTTGGCAAGGTCATGACCTCATGGGAACAACCCAACGGCCTGAAATTCAAGCGTGTGCGGGTGCCGCTCGGCGTGATCGGCATCGTGTTTGAGAGCCGTCCCAATGTCACCGCCGATGCCGGTGCCCTGTGCCTCAAATCCGGCAATGCGGTTATTCTGCGTTGCGGATCGGAGAGCCTCAACTCGGCCACCGTGCTGGCCGATTGTCTGCGCCAAGCCTGCGCTGAGAACGGTCTGCCAGAGGCAGCGATACAACTGGTCCCGACCCGCGACCGCGAGGCGGTAGGCGCGATGCTGTCCCGTCCCGACCTGATTGATGTGCTGATCCCGCGCGGCGGCAAGTCGCTGATCCAGCGGGTCATGGGCGGACAGGTACCGGTCCTCGCCCATCTGGACGGGCTGTGCCATGTCTATGTGGATGGTGAGGCCGATCTCGATATGGCCGAACAGGTTGTGGTCAATGCCAAGATGCGCCGCACCTCGGTTTGCGGCTCAGCCGAAACCCTGCTGGTTGATAGCAGGATCGCCGATACCGCCCTTGCGCGCCTGATCCCGGCGCTGCAGACCGCCGGTTGTGCCATTCGCGGCGATGCGGCGGCACAGGCGATCAATGATCTGGTCACCCCGGCAACCGAGGAAGACTGGCACACCGAATATCTGGCCCCGGTCATTTCGGTGAAGGTGGTCGATGGCGTCGATGCCGCGATCGAGCATATCAACCATTACGGCTCGCATCATACCGACAGCATCATCACCCGGAATGCTACGACGGCAGAACGTTTCCTCAACCGGATCGACAGCGCCATCGTCCTGCACAACGCCTCAACCCAGTATGCCGATGGTGGCGAATTCGGCTTCGGTGCTGAAATCGGCATTGCCACCGGTCGGCTCCATGCCCGTGGCCCGGTCGGTGTCGAACAGTTGACCACGTTCAAGTATCAGGTGCAGGGTAACGGTCAGACACGCCCGTGA
- a CDS encoding sarcosine oxidase, whose amino-acid sequence MKIGIVGAGISGLATAWALTKVGHQVSLFEQGPIPNPPAASGDQHRIIRRGYGSLDGYARTISDGFAAWDRLWDDLGAEHYRKTGVLCLSQFPGDEADYYTQGYERTGTPYSRFTPDEAAERYPFLDPDNLHYVTYADDGGVLFCERIARDMLAWLRRSGTAIHEHEVVTGIDTASGLIRTTQREASFDQVVVTAGAWTTELFPSLADSLTSYRTAVVYLTPPPRYAEAWAEAPAFLSVGADDIDGYILPPVDGTGLKFGAGRNKRQAPAGADQVPDEAEGIMIRDYFGKPFRDLDQYSVDRVRSCAYTFTSDLHFFGRRMGKAWVISACSGHGYKFGAAVGEHVARAVESGDETALLTWLEARD is encoded by the coding sequence ATGAAAATAGGCATTGTCGGCGCAGGCATTTCAGGCCTTGCAACCGCCTGGGCACTGACCAAGGTCGGCCATCAGGTCAGCCTGTTTGAACAGGGACCAATCCCCAACCCGCCCGCTGCCTCCGGCGACCAGCACCGGATTATCCGCCGTGGTTATGGCAGCCTCGACGGTTATGCCCGTACGATCAGTGACGGCTTTGCCGCCTGGGATCGGCTGTGGGACGACCTCGGTGCCGAGCATTACCGCAAGACCGGCGTGCTCTGTCTCAGCCAGTTCCCCGGTGATGAAGCCGATTACTACACACAAGGCTATGAACGCACCGGCACGCCCTACAGCCGCTTCACCCCGGATGAGGCAGCCGAGCGCTACCCGTTCCTCGACCCTGATAATCTGCACTATGTCACCTATGCCGATGATGGCGGCGTGCTGTTCTGCGAGCGCATTGCCCGGGACATGCTGGCATGGCTGCGGCGCAGCGGGACCGCCATCCACGAGCATGAAGTCGTAACCGGCATTGATACCGCCAGCGGCCTGATCCGCACGACCCAGCGCGAAGCAAGTTTCGATCAGGTGGTGGTGACCGCCGGTGCCTGGACCACGGAACTGTTCCCGTCACTTGCCGACAGCCTGACCAGCTACCGGACGGCGGTGGTCTATCTAACGCCACCGCCCCGCTATGCCGAGGCATGGGCAGAGGCCCCGGCGTTTCTGAGTGTCGGCGCGGATGACATCGATGGCTACATCCTGCCGCCGGTCGACGGCACCGGGCTGAAGTTCGGTGCCGGGCGCAACAAGCGACAGGCACCAGCCGGTGCTGATCAGGTACCGGATGAGGCGGAAGGCATCATGATCCGCGACTATTTCGGCAAGCCGTTCCGTGATCTCGACCAGTACAGCGTCGATCGGGTACGCAGCTGTGCCTATACCTTCACCAGCGATCTGCACTTCTTTGGCCGCAGAATGGGTAAGGCCTGGGTGATCTCCGCCTGCTCCGGCCATGGTTACAAATTCGGCGCGGCGGTCGGTGAGCATGTCGCGCGGGCTGTGGAAAGCGGGGATGAAACAGCCCTGCTGACATGGCTGGAGGCGCGAGACTGA
- a CDS encoding F0F1 ATP synthase subunit C translates to MEEQAARFIGAAIAVLPLAGVGLGLGHIFSNLLSSIARNPSVAGELKATGLLYFALTEAVALFALVISLLILFV, encoded by the coding sequence ATGGAAGAACAAGCTGCACGCTTTATCGGCGCCGCTATTGCGGTCCTCCCACTCGCTGGTGTTGGCCTCGGTCTCGGCCACATCTTCTCCAACCTGCTGTCATCCATTGCCCGCAACCCATCGGTTGCCGGTGAGCTGAAAGCTACCGGTCTGCTGTACTTCGCACTGACCGAGGCTGTTGCTCTGTTCGCACTGGTTATCTCCCTGCTGATCCTGTTCGTCTGA
- a CDS encoding nicotinic acid mononucleotide adenylyltransferase codes for MPYDPVGTVRNRTLPGYGNTAFSPPHIASGKLWRGLRIGLLGGSFNPAHDGHRHISLMALRHLGLDQVWWLVSPQNPLKPSHGMASMESRIEQAKRIARHPRIMVTDLEQQLGTQYTSDTLPALKSAFHGTDFVWLMGADNLSQIRYWDRWQSIFTTMPVAVFARSPYSLRACSSLAAARYQRHRLTGRQSRRLSKVGPPAWTFLAIPLHGASASAIRAAG; via the coding sequence ATGCCATACGACCCTGTCGGTACAGTTCGCAACCGCACCCTGCCGGGCTACGGCAATACCGCGTTTTCACCGCCGCATATCGCCAGCGGAAAACTCTGGCGCGGCCTGCGTATCGGCCTGCTCGGCGGCTCGTTCAACCCGGCCCATGACGGCCATCGGCATATCAGCCTGATGGCGCTCCGCCACCTCGGTCTGGATCAGGTCTGGTGGCTGGTGAGCCCGCAGAACCCGCTCAAGCCCAGCCATGGCATGGCATCGATGGAAAGCCGAATCGAACAGGCAAAACGCATCGCCCGCCATCCGCGCATCATGGTCACCGATCTGGAGCAGCAACTGGGCACGCAATACACCTCGGACACGCTTCCGGCGCTGAAATCCGCGTTTCACGGCACGGATTTCGTCTGGCTGATGGGGGCAGACAACCTGTCGCAAATCCGGTACTGGGACCGCTGGCAGAGCATTTTCACCACAATGCCGGTTGCGGTTTTTGCTCGCTCTCCCTATTCTTTAAGAGCGTGTTCGTCACTGGCGGCGGCACGCTATCAACGGCACCGTCTAACCGGCCGACAGTCACGACGATTGTCAAAGGTTGGACCGCCAGCCTGGACCTTCCTCGCCATCCCCCTGCACGGGGCATCGGCAAGTGCGATCCGGGCAGCGGGTTAG
- a CDS encoding chromosome segregation protein SMC has translation MKFSKLRLHGFKSFVEPTELTIAPGLTGVVGPNGCGKSNLVEALRWVMGETSAKRMRGGEMEDVIFGGTANRPARNVAEVALGLENDSKTVPPPFNDFDDLEVTRKIERGNGSDYRINGKPVRARDVQILFADHGTGATSTAMVSQGKVGAVINAKPTQRRSILEEAAGISGLHARRHEAELRLKAAESNLERVEDVLGTMENQLANLKKQARQAARYRTMSDRIRQAEALLLHKKWIDAEAELEHSQAVFAAAEIRVRELLVTVASESTAQTNQASAMPPLRDAAAAASAKVQRLKLEAEQLAKEAKRIESQQQSAAQRLEQIEQDQTRASTLLTDAADALERLGREKRDIVKAQDGENDRETEAVAAAGDAQSEVARLDERVAALTRETAVQETAQRNLNQRLTDLEKRFNNITEERERLNAKLATLQGDLIPEDRLKALEKDVSDAEATLASAEEQQNQTEQKVSAVEATMNEARSDEQASSQALNRVQAEISALRHLVGKDDGDASTGKPVLSEIKAEPGYETALAAALGIALDASTNPENDFFWRETNGVSLKAPAKTQPLLDKIDAPKVLQTALNGIGVVEDRATGDDLAKSLQPGQILVSKDGESWRWDGYTARRMAATDAAAKLEQRNRLTALEKELAAAEKEAATKKTATEAASTALNDAREAARSARDAVRAAYTTVGQARSALTQTTQAQSKAASEAAGLKERIAGHARDLDTIKEQREQAHGELAAMPSLDEAIQVLDDFREQLAAARESANDKHQLVDRIKREIFGRKRRLTAIDDEVKVWNDRMSGADDHSQDLAKRAAALRQELEDLASQPEQLAEKEQSLLTALSEAEREGKRQSDALIEAEENLAQIERRLRQAEGHSADSREARARAEAAVEMARNSCKSLTEEIAERLDCKPNQTLSISEHGEDKPVPALEELQRRLERLRRERETLGAVNLRAEEEAETLQTEIDTLVAERDDLIAAINRLRQGIGKLKSEARNRLLDAFANVDQAFQHLFVTLFGGGRAQLTLTEAEDPLDAGLEIFASPPGKRLQNLSLLSGGEQALTAIALLFAVFQSNPSPICVLDEVDAPLDEANVDRFCTMLDEMVKTDTTRFLVITHHRMTMARMHRLYGVTMGERGVSQLVAVDLDEGARLREAG, from the coding sequence ATGAAGTTTTCCAAGCTCCGCCTCCATGGTTTCAAAAGCTTTGTCGAACCGACCGAACTGACAATCGCACCGGGTCTTACCGGTGTTGTTGGGCCGAACGGCTGTGGCAAGTCGAACCTTGTGGAGGCGTTGCGCTGGGTCATGGGCGAGACCTCTGCCAAGCGTATGCGCGGCGGCGAGATGGAAGACGTCATCTTTGGCGGTACCGCCAACCGCCCGGCCCGTAACGTGGCAGAAGTCGCCCTCGGTCTGGAAAATGACAGCAAGACCGTCCCGCCACCATTCAATGATTTCGACGATCTGGAAGTCACCCGAAAGATTGAGCGCGGCAACGGCTCGGATTACCGGATCAATGGCAAGCCGGTACGTGCCCGCGACGTCCAGATCCTGTTCGCCGATCACGGCACCGGTGCAACCTCTACCGCCATGGTCAGTCAGGGCAAGGTTGGCGCGGTCATCAATGCCAAGCCGACCCAGCGCCGCTCGATCCTTGAGGAAGCTGCCGGTATCAGCGGTCTCCATGCCCGCCGTCACGAGGCCGAACTCCGGCTGAAAGCCGCCGAGAGCAACCTCGAACGGGTCGAGGATGTGCTGGGCACCATGGAAAACCAGCTCGCCAATCTGAAAAAGCAGGCCCGGCAGGCCGCCCGCTACCGCACCATGTCGGATCGCATCCGGCAGGCGGAAGCCCTGTTGCTGCACAAGAAATGGATTGATGCCGAGGCCGAGCTTGAACACAGCCAAGCCGTCTTCGCCGCTGCCGAAATCCGGGTCCGGGAACTGCTGGTCACCGTCGCCAGCGAAAGCACGGCACAGACCAATCAGGCCAGCGCCATGCCGCCGCTCCGCGATGCCGCCGCTGCCGCCTCGGCCAAGGTCCAGCGCCTGAAGCTGGAAGCCGAGCAATTGGCCAAGGAAGCCAAGCGGATCGAGAGCCAGCAGCAATCCGCCGCCCAGCGCCTCGAGCAGATCGAACAGGATCAGACCCGCGCCAGCACCCTGCTGACCGATGCCGCCGATGCGCTGGAGCGCCTCGGTCGTGAAAAGCGTGACATCGTCAAGGCACAGGACGGCGAGAATGACCGTGAAACCGAAGCGGTTGCCGCTGCCGGTGACGCCCAGAGCGAGGTTGCCCGCCTCGATGAGCGGGTTGCCGCCCTGACCCGGGAAACCGCCGTGCAGGAAACCGCGCAGCGCAACCTGAACCAGCGCCTTACCGATCTGGAAAAGCGCTTCAACAATATTACCGAAGAACGTGAACGCCTGAATGCCAAGCTGGCGACGCTTCAGGGTGACCTGATCCCGGAAGACCGGCTGAAAGCACTCGAGAAAGATGTCAGCGATGCCGAGGCGACACTGGCATCAGCGGAAGAGCAGCAGAACCAGACCGAGCAGAAAGTCAGCGCTGTCGAAGCCACGATGAACGAGGCCCGCAGCGACGAACAGGCGAGCAGTCAGGCCCTGAACCGGGTTCAGGCCGAGATCAGTGCGCTCCGACATCTGGTCGGCAAGGATGATGGCGATGCCAGCACCGGCAAGCCGGTTCTGTCCGAGATCAAGGCTGAGCCGGGCTATGAAACCGCGCTGGCAGCGGCGCTCGGTATTGCCCTCGACGCCTCGACCAATCCCGAGAATGATTTCTTCTGGCGCGAGACCAACGGTGTCAGCCTGAAAGCCCCGGCCAAAACCCAGCCGCTGCTGGACAAGATCGATGCACCGAAAGTGCTGCAAACCGCGCTCAACGGTATCGGTGTGGTTGAGGATCGCGCCACCGGCGATGACCTCGCCAAGAGCCTGCAGCCCGGTCAAATTCTGGTCAGCAAGGATGGCGAGAGCTGGCGCTGGGATGGCTATACCGCCCGTCGCATGGCCGCGACCGATGCCGCCGCCAAGCTCGAGCAACGCAACCGCCTGACCGCGCTGGAAAAGGAACTGGCCGCAGCCGAGAAGGAAGCTGCCACCAAGAAAACCGCGACCGAAGCGGCGAGCACAGCGCTCAATGACGCCCGCGAAGCCGCCCGCAGCGCGCGCGATGCTGTACGTGCCGCCTATACCACCGTTGGACAGGCACGCTCGGCCCTGACCCAGACGACACAGGCACAGTCCAAGGCTGCTTCCGAAGCTGCCGGTCTGAAGGAACGCATTGCTGGCCATGCCCGCGACCTAGACACGATCAAGGAACAGCGCGAGCAGGCCCATGGTGAACTGGCGGCGATGCCGTCACTGGATGAGGCGATACAGGTACTCGACGATTTCCGCGAACAACTGGCCGCCGCCCGTGAATCCGCCAATGACAAGCACCAGTTGGTTGACCGGATCAAACGCGAAATCTTTGGGCGCAAACGCCGCCTGACTGCTATCGACGATGAGGTCAAGGTCTGGAATGACCGTATGTCCGGTGCCGACGATCACAGCCAGGACCTCGCCAAGCGTGCCGCTGCCCTGCGTCAGGAACTGGAAGACCTCGCCAGTCAGCCGGAACAGCTGGCCGAGAAGGAGCAGTCCCTGCTGACCGCCCTGTCCGAGGCTGAGCGTGAGGGCAAACGTCAGAGTGATGCCCTGATCGAGGCAGAGGAAAACCTTGCCCAGATCGAGCGCCGCCTACGTCAGGCCGAGGGTCACTCCGCCGATAGCCGTGAAGCCCGCGCCCGTGCCGAAGCCGCCGTGGAGATGGCCCGCAATAGCTGCAAAAGCCTGACCGAGGAAATTGCCGAGCGACTGGATTGCAAACCGAACCAGACCCTCAGCATCTCCGAGCATGGCGAGGACAAACCGGTCCCGGCGCTGGAAGAGCTGCAGCGTCGTCTTGAGCGCCTGCGCCGTGAGCGTGAAACACTGGGTGCGGTCAATTTGCGTGCCGAGGAAGAAGCCGAGACACTGCAGACCGAAATCGACACGCTGGTTGCCGAGCGCGACGACCTGATCGCTGCGATCAACCGCCTGCGTCAGGGCATCGGCAAGCTGAAGAGCGAGGCACGCAACCGCCTGCTTGATGCCTTCGCCAATGTGGATCAGGCATTCCAGCACCTGTTCGTCACCCTGTTCGGTGGTGGTCGGGCACAGCTGACCCTGACCGAGGCGGAAGACCCGCTCGATGCCGGGCTGGAAATCTTCGCCTCACCGCCCGGCAAGCGTCTGCAGAACCTGTCACTGCTGTCCGGTGGTGAGCAGGCCCTGACCGCGATTGCCCTGTTGTTTGCGGTCTTCCAGTCGAACCCGTCACCGATCTGCGTGCTGGATGAGGTCGATGCACCGCTCGATGAGGCCAATGTGGATCGCTTCTGCACCATGCTCGACGAGATGGTGAAGACCGATACCACCCGCTTCCTGGTCATCACCCACCACCGGATGACCATGGCCCGGATGCACCGTCTCTATGGTGTCACCATGGGCGAGCGCGGGGTTTCGCAACTGGTTGCTGTCGATCTCGATGAGGGTGCCAGACTGCGCGAAGCGGGCTAA
- a CDS encoding ribosome silencing factor, whose translation MTISTHRQTAKPSRLPEPEDLERLAIQSLEDDKALDIVSIDLAGKSALADSMIIASGTSARQVAAMAEHLVEKIKKTGVKSVKVEGKSNADWVLIDAGDIVVHLFRPEVREFYNIEKMWLLDAPSGAAGGGVKTLNAAGV comes from the coding sequence ATGACGATAAGTACGCATCGTCAAACAGCCAAACCGTCCCGCCTTCCCGAACCGGAAGATCTGGAACGTCTCGCCATCCAGTCCCTCGAAGATGACAAGGCACTCGACATTGTCTCGATCGATCTGGCCGGAAAATCAGCCCTAGCAGACAGTATGATTATTGCGTCCGGTACATCCGCGCGCCAGGTCGCTGCCATGGCTGAGCATCTGGTCGAGAAGATCAAGAAAACGGGTGTCAAGTCGGTCAAGGTCGAGGGCAAGTCCAATGCCGATTGGGTATTGATCGACGCTGGCGACATCGTTGTGCATCTGTTCCGGCCCGAGGTACGCGAGTTCTACAACATCGAGAAGATGTGGTTGCTCGACGCACCATCCGGGGCTGCAGGTGGCGGGGTGAAAACGTTGAACGCCGCAGGCGTCTGA
- a CDS encoding modification methylase, translating into MGKTPEITSSSQAMKPWLNQIVLGDCIEAMNAMPANSVDMVFADPPYNLQLRGELERPDMSRVDGVDEAWDRFDDLAAYDRFTTEWLTAAKRVLKPTGTLWVIGSYHNIFRVGATLQDIGYWILNDVIWRKTNPMPNFRGRRFTNAHETLIWAATGPDAKYTFNYEAMKRLNDDLQMRSDWLLPICSGAERLKDANGKKAHPTQKPEALLFRSILAATNIGDVILDPFFGSGTTGAAAKRLGRHFIGIERETGYRQFALDRIGAIEAIDDPDLLKLESKRQAPRIPFGMLVEQGLLGPGELVFDERRRHHARVRPDGTLIAENNTGRITGSIHQVGAAVQGAQACNGWTFWHYEEKANKVAPIDALRQQIRQELGLH; encoded by the coding sequence GTGGGGAAAACGCCGGAGATCACATCCAGCTCGCAGGCCATGAAACCATGGCTGAACCAGATCGTTCTCGGCGACTGTATCGAGGCCATGAACGCCATGCCGGCGAATTCGGTTGATATGGTCTTTGCCGATCCGCCCTATAATCTGCAACTGCGCGGTGAACTCGAGCGCCCGGATATGAGCCGGGTTGACGGGGTTGACGAGGCATGGGACCGGTTTGATGACCTCGCCGCCTATGACCGTTTCACCACCGAGTGGCTGACCGCCGCCAAACGTGTGCTGAAACCGACCGGTACGCTCTGGGTAATCGGCAGCTATCACAACATCTTCCGGGTTGGCGCAACGCTGCAGGATATCGGCTACTGGATCCTCAATGACGTGATCTGGCGCAAGACCAACCCGATGCCGAATTTCCGTGGCCGTCGCTTCACCAATGCTCATGAGACACTAATCTGGGCCGCCACCGGACCGGATGCGAAGTACACCTTCAACTATGAGGCGATGAAGCGCCTGAATGATGACCTGCAGATGCGCAGCGACTGGCTGCTGCCGATCTGCAGCGGTGCCGAGCGCCTGAAAGATGCCAATGGCAAGAAGGCGCACCCGACCCAGAAGCCGGAAGCCCTGTTGTTCCGCAGCATTCTGGCGGCAACCAATATCGGCGATGTCATTCTCGACCCGTTTTTCGGCAGTGGCACCACCGGTGCGGCGGCCAAGCGTCTCGGTCGTCACTTCATCGGCATCGAGCGCGAGACCGGTTACCGCCAGTTCGCCCTCGACCGCATTGGTGCCATTGAGGCGATCGACGATCCGGACCTGTTGAAGCTGGAGAGCAAACGTCAGGCCCCGCGCATTCCATTCGGCATGCTGGTGGAGCAAGGCCTGCTCGGTCCCGGCGAGCTGGTCTTTGATGAACGCCGCCGCCATCATGCCCGGGTTCGTCCGGACGGCACCCTGATTGCCGAAAACAATACCGGTCGCATCACCGGCTCGATCCATCAGGTCGGCGCTGCGGTTCAGGGGGCACAGGCCTGCAATGGCTGGACCTTCTGGCACTATGAGGAAAAGGCGAACAAGGTGGCACCGATTGACGCCCTCCGCCAGCAGATCAGACAGGAACTCGGCCTGCACTAA
- a CDS encoding 23S rRNA (pseudouridine(1915)-N(3))-methyltransferase RlmH produces the protein MQFSLIAVGRARKGPEKALYDHYRTRLRWPLDLIEVDLRKAIEPMEKRREAEAALILDALPQGAVLVALDERGKQLGSRDFAGKINEWQDQGERHTALVIGGADGLDQSVRDRARLLLSYGKATWPHMLVRAMAAEQIYRAQTILDGHPYHRD, from the coding sequence ATGCAGTTCAGCCTTATTGCTGTCGGTCGTGCCCGTAAGGGGCCGGAAAAAGCGCTCTACGATCATTATCGTACACGCCTGCGATGGCCCCTTGACCTGATCGAGGTCGATCTCCGTAAAGCTATCGAACCCATGGAAAAACGCCGCGAGGCAGAAGCGGCCCTCATCCTTGATGCCTTGCCTCAGGGCGCGGTGCTGGTTGCCCTCGACGAGCGTGGCAAACAGCTCGGCAGCCGTGACTTCGCGGGCAAGATCAATGAATGGCAGGATCAGGGCGAGCGCCATACCGCGCTGGTGATCGGCGGTGCGGACGGCCTCGACCAGTCGGTCCGCGACCGCGCCCGGCTGCTGCTCTCCTATGGCAAGGCGACATGGCCGCATATGCTAGTGCGCGCCATGGCCGCCGAACAGATTTACCGTGCCCAGACCATTCTCGACG